One part of the Solanum dulcamara chromosome 8, daSolDulc1.2, whole genome shotgun sequence genome encodes these proteins:
- the LOC129901741 gene encoding ABC transporter G family member 28-like → MCRRKQWNPIFLCFVILVFMANFGAGQQTTSNNSMGMQLVKGVLASRVKNLTTVMTKNMKGQLDFCIENVDAEWDAAFNFSDNSDFLQGCLKQTKGDVQQRLCTASEIKFYSTSLLEATDESDAARSSNYLKPNKNCNLSSWISGCEPGWACSAGKDTKVDFENEKEIPSRTLDCQSCCEGFFCPHGLTCMIPCPMGAYCPLAKLNTTTGICDPYRYQLPFDKPNHTCGGAETWADFMSATELFCSAGFYCPTTVQKIPCNKGHYCRAGSTEQTSCYRFATCERQTANQNITFYGLMFFGAIMLVLLIIYNCSDQVLSSRERKQAKSREAGARSARESAQAQNKWKSNLASMGSQLSKTFSRRKSTRQDMQKDSDQTGPGKDSGLPLPPGMSQAKAKKQHNLNKMINESEESQPDSEGSNIETGDKKFKKDKGKQLHSRTQIFRYAYGQIEKEKAMQEQNKDMTFSGVINMASEFQIRPRPPIEVHFKDLTLTLKGKNKHLLRCVTGTLSPGRVSAVMGPSGAGKTTFLSALTGKAAAGCTTTGSILINGKSDSIQSYKKVIGYVPQDDIVHGNLTVEENLWFSARCRLAADLAKPEKVLVVERVIESLGLQQVRDSLVGTVEKRGISGGQRKRVNVGLEMVIEPSLLILDEPTSGLDSSSSQLLLRALRREALEGVNICMVVHQPSYSLFRMFDDFILLAKGGLTAYHGPVSKVEEYFSGIGINIPDRVNPPDHFIDILEGIYKLPASIGVSYKDLPLKWMLHNGYQVPTDMLGSSGSAASSAGDNSAHGGSLAAVGPEQSFAGELWSDVKSNVEQKKDHIQHRLLASKDLSNRKTAGYLLQYRYFLGRLGKQRLREARIQSVDYLILLLAGICLGTLAKVSDESFGAQGYLYTVIAVSLLGKIAALRSFALDKVYYWRESASGMSSLAYFMAKDTLDHFNTIVKPAVYLSMFYFFNNPRSTIWDNYLVLLCLTYCVTGIAYALAIYFEPGPAQLWSVLVPVVLTLVANQDGDPLIVQIGNYCYPKWALEAFLLATARRYSGVWLISRCGLLKTRHYDLGDWYPCLVKLILVGFLSRCVAFFCLVMFQKK, encoded by the exons atgtgCAGACGAAAACAATGGAATCCCATCTTTCTCTGCTTTGTGATTTTGGTTTTCATGGCGAATTTCGGTGCTGGGCAGCAGACTACCAGCAACAATTCCATGGGGATGCAGCTCGTCAAGGGAGTTCTCGCATCACGCGTCAAAAATTTGACAACCGTTATGACAAAaaatatgaaaggacaattGGATTTTTGTATCGAAAATGT AGACGCTGAGTGGGATGCTGCTTTCAATTTCTCCGATAACTCAGATTTTTTGCAAGGGTGTCTTAAACAGACAAAAG GGGATGTTCAGCAGCGCTTGTGTACGGCATCAGAAATAAAGTTCTACTCTACTAGTTTACTGGAAGCTACGGATGAAAGTGACGCTGCAAGAAGTTCCAATTACCTGAAACCAAACAAGAACTGTAATCTATCATCATGGATTTCTGGATGTGAGCCAGGATGGGCTTGTAGTGCTGGAAAAGACACGAAAGTTGACTTTGAAAATGAGAAGGAAATCCCATCTAGAACTCTAGATTGTCAATCTTGTTGTGAAGGCTTCTTCTGTCCACATGGTCTAACCTGCATGATAC CCTGCCCGATGGGTGCTTATTGCCCTCTTGCAAAACTCAACACGACCACTGGTATATGTGATCC CTACCGCTATCAACTTCCCTTTGATAAGCCCAATCATACTTGTGGTGGAGCAGAAACGTGGGCTGATTTTATGAGTGCTACTGAACTTTTTTGTTCAGCAGGATTTTACTGTCCAACAACTGTCCAGAAGATTCCTTGCAATAAAGG ACATTACTGCAGAGCTGGTTCAACAGAACAAACAA GCTGCTATAGATTTGCAACTTGTGAACGTCAGACAGCAAACCAAAATATCACTTTTTATGGTCTCATGTTTTTT GGTGCAATCATGCTTGTACTTCTTATTATATACAACTGTTCTGACCAAGTTCTGAGCAGTAGAGAACGAAAACAAGCCAAGTCAAGAGAAGCCGGTGcaagaagtgcaagggaaagtgCTCAGGCACAAAACAAATGGAAATCTAACCTTGCTAGCATGGGGTCTCAATTGTCGAAGACATTCTCCCGTAGAAAGTCAACAAGGCAGGACATGCAGAAGGATAGTGATCAAACTGGACCTGGTAAAGATTCTGGCTTGCCCTTGCCCCCAGGTATGTCTCAGGCAAAAGCAAAGAAGCAACACAACCTCAACAAGATGATCAATGAATCTGAAGAGAGCCAGCCTGATAGTGAAGGTTCCAACATTGAAACTGGGGATAAAAAGTTCAAAAAGGACAAGGGTAAACAATTACATTCAAGGACTCAAATTTTTAGATATGCATATGGACAAATCGAGAAAGAAAAAGCTATGCAGGAGCAGAACAAAGATATGACGTTTTCTGGAGTAATCAACATGGCAAGTGAGTTTCAGATAAGGCCCAGGCCTCCTATTGAGGTTCACTTTAAAGATTTGACACTTACTTTGAAGGGGAAAAACAAGCATCTGTTGAGGTGTGTAACAGGGACATTATCACCTGGCCGTGTTTCTGCTGTTATGGGTCCATCTGGTGCTGGAAAGACAACATTTCTATCTGCATTGACTGGAAAAGCTGCAGCAGGGTGTACTACAACTGGTTCGATTCTCATAAATGGAAAGTCTGACTCTATTCAGTCATACAAGAAAGTTATTGGCTATGTTCCTCAAGATGATATAGTGCATGGAAATTTGACAGTGGAGGAGAATCTTTGGTTTAGTGCTCGGTGCAG ATTGGCTGCTGATTTGGCAAAACCAGAAAAGGTTTTAGTTGTTGAAAGAGTCATAGAGTCCCTAGGATTGCAACAGGTGAGAGATTCTCTTGTGGGGACAGTGGAGAAGCGAGGCATCTCTGGGGGTCAGAGGAAGCGAGTAAATGTTGGGCTTGAAATGGTTATAGAACCTTCTTTGTTAATTTTGGATGAGCCAACTTCTGGTCTGGATAGCTCGTCATCTCAGTTATTGCTTAGAGCACTTCGACGTGAAGCTCTTGAAGGAGTGAATATATGCATGGTGGTTCATCAACCAAG CTATTCTTTGTTTAGGATGTTTGACGATTTTATACTTCTAGCCAAGGGTGGCCTTACAGCGTACCATGGGCCAGTGTCAAAAGTTGAAGAGTACTTTTCAGGAATTGGAATCAACATCCCAGATCGTGTTAATCCTCCAGATCACTTCATTGATATTTTAGAGGGAATTTATAAACTTCCAGCAAGTATAGGAGTAAGTTATAAAGATCTTCCTCTTAAATGGATGCTTCATAATGGTTACCAAGTACCAACAGACATGCTAGGTTCCTCGGGATCAGCAGCTTCTTCGGCTGGTGATAATTCAGCTCATGGAGGAAGCTTGGCAGCTGTTGGTCCTGAACAATCTTTTGCAGGAGAGCTGTGGTCGGATGTCAAATCCAATGTTGAACAGAAGAAGGACCATATACAGCACAGACTTTTGGCGTCTAAGGACTTGTCGAACCGAAAAACAGCTGGTTACCTCCTCCAATATAGATATTTCCTTGGAAG ACTCGGCAAGCAGCGACTGCGGGAAGCGAGGATACAGTCAGTCGATTATCTTATACTATTACTTGCTGGGATCTGTTTAGGAACACTTGCTAAAGTGAGCGATGAAAGCTTTGGAGCACAGGGTTACCTTTATACAGTCATTGCAGTTT CTCTCCTCGGCAAGATTGCAGCATTGAGGTCATTTGCTCTAGACAAAGTATACTATTGGAGAGAGAGTGCATCCGGCATGAGCAGCTTGGCTTACTTTATGGCCAAGGATACGCTTGACCATTTCAATACAATTGTAAAGCCTGCTGTTTATCTATCAATGTTCTATTTCTTCAATAATCCAAGATCCACCATTTGGGATAATTACCTCGTCTTGCTTTGTCTCACATACTGCGTTACGGGAATAGCTTATGCTTTGGCCATCTACTTTGAACCTGGTCCAGCCCAACTG TGGTCGGTGTTGGTACCAGTTGTTTTGACTCTCGTTGCAAACCAGGACGGTGACCCACTTATCGTACAGATAGGAAATTATTGCTATCCTAAGTGGGCTTTGGAAGCATTTTTGCTTGCAACAGCTAGAAG GTACTCTGGTGTGTGGTTGATCTCACGATGTGGTTTACTAAAGACAAGGCACTATGATCTTGGTGACTGGTATCCTTGCTTGGTAAAGCTCATCCTTGTGGGCTTTCTGAGCCGTTGCGTGGCATTCTTCTGTTTGGTGATGTTCCAGAAAAAATAA
- the LOC129900192 gene encoding bifunctional monodehydroascorbate reductase and carbonic anhydrase nectarin-3-like, with the protein MNMATIIKIFFFSFLFLSSAFLARPQEVDDASDEFSYDENAKNGPANWGKIWRNCNGNLQSPIDLVNKRVEVVSNLGILQIYYKPSNATLLNRGHNMVLRWDGDAGYLKINETQYQLQQVHWHTPSEHSIDGKRFDMEAHLVHMSSDGKIAVIGILYKIGLLPDNLLTILEGGLIALADRKGAERAIGIIDPNIIKLDDNIYYRYIGSLTTPPCTEGVVWTIDGKVNSVTGRQIKLLQDAAVLGFEFNARPIQLLNGRSIKFNKL; encoded by the exons atgaatatggCAACAATAatcaaaatctttttcttttcttttcttttcctttcaaGTGCATTTCTTGCAAGACCTCAAGAAGTTG ATGATGCGAGTGATGAATTTAGTTATGATGAAAACGCGAAGAACGGACCAGCTAACTGGGGGAAAATCTGGAGGAACTGCAATGGAAATTTGCAGTCTCCAATTGATCTTGTTAACAAAAGGGTTGAAGTTGTATCAAATTTAGGAATTCTTCAAATATACTACAAACCATCCAATGCCACTCTCTTGAATAGAGGACATAATATGGTG TTGAGATGGGATGGTGATGCAGGATACTTGAAGATAAATGAAACTCAATATCAACTCCAACAAGTTCATTGGCACACACCTTCCGAACATAGTATCGATggaaaaaggt TTGATATGGAGGCTCATTTGGTACATATGAGCAGTGACGGAAAAATTGCTGTCATTGGAATCCTCTACAAAATTGGATTATTGCCTGATAATCTCCTAACCATA CTAGAAGGGGGTTTAATAGCTCTTGCTGATAGAAAAGGCGCAGAAAGAGCCATTGGAATAATTGAtccaaatatcataaaattgGATGACAATATATATTACAGATATATTGGCTCCCTAACTACTCCACCTTGCACTGAAGGTGTTGTTTGGACTATTGATGGAAAG gttAATAGTGTAACGGGAAGACAAATAAAACTGCTCCAAGATGCTGCTGTTCTC
- the LOC129901398 gene encoding lysM domain receptor-like kinase 3, which produces MCKTKMAVDAAQPISSPARRSRSSTTPKISSTQQAQSQSSISSTQIPKSTLSKSGPSNSSNRVSYTSNSGSGSGSEYRLDTSVATTSVSSQASLTSFRASLPDNPQVYDFSDIRAATNNFLAKRYSSTSSSQSWRCALHGKDVIIFQRRIQKSMEKAELRAKLSVICRSHYKSIIKLLGASISGDHIYLVYDFVVGSNLSICLRNPRNLSYTVLSTWMSRMQIATDVAQGLDYIHNTTGLEIDPVHKYVKSSGIIVTEPSFNAKICHFGAAELCSGSESKAVTNGGEICEEPLADSKPERRGSASRTREFEGVRGYISPEFQLTGVATQKSDVYAFGVVLLELFSGEEPVRFKYDKATGNYSKISIIDTAREVVKCGGDGVEDGGVGVERRLRNWVDRRLSDSFPVEVAQKVIRLALDCLHVKPDYRPDMRRVAGKISKLYLESKFWSDRVKMPTEISVSLAPR; this is translated from the coding sequence ATGTGTAAAACGAAAATGGCAGTTGATGCTGCACAACCCATTTCAAGCCCAGCAAGAAGATCCCGCTCTTCAACAACTCCTAAAATCTCTTCTACTCAACAAGCACAATCTCAATCTTCAATATCTTCTACACAGATACCAAAATCTACGCTCTCTAAATCTGGCCCATCAAACAGCAGCAATCGGGTCAGTTATACATCCAACTCCGGTTCCGGGTCAGGGTCCGAATACCGCCTTGACACCTCTGTCGCAACCACCTCCGTCTCCAGCCAGGCATCGCTCACTAGTTTCCGAGCATCCTTGCCGGATAATCCTCAAGTCTACGATTTCTCCGATATCCGTGCCGCCACCAACAATTTCCTTGCCAAGCGCTACTCCTCCACCTCTTCCTCCCAATCGTGGCGATGCGCGCTCCATGGTAAAGATGTAATTATCTTCCAACGAAGAATCCAGAAATCCATGGAGAAAGCTGAATTGAGGGCGAAATTATCAGTTATTTGTAGAAGCCATTACAAAAGTATAATTAAACTCCTTGGCGCATCAATTTCTGGCGATCACATTTACTTAGTATACGATTTTGTCGTCGGTTCTAACCTTTCTATCTGCCTCCGGAACCCTAGAAATCTTAGCTATACGGTTCTCTCCACTTGGATGTCACGAATGCAAATCGCTACAGATGTTGCTCAGGGTCTGGATTATATACACAACACTACCGGTTTGGAGATCGATCCAGTTCACAAGTATGTAAAGAGCAGTGGAATCATCGTCACGGAGCCTTCCTTCAACGCAAAGATTTGCCATTTCGGAGCTGCGGAGCTCTGCAGTGGAAGTGAGAGCAAAGCCGTGACGAATGGCGGTGAGATCTGCGAGGAACCATTAGCAGATTCAAAGCCGGAGCGCAGGGGATCGGCGTCTAGGACTCGCGAGTTTGAAGGCGTGAGAGGTTACATATCGCCGGAGTTTCAACTGACAGGAGTGGCGACACAAAAGTCCGACGTGTACGCATTTGGAGTTGTGCTGTTGGAATTATTCTCCGGCGAAGAGCCTGTGAGATTCAAGTACGACAAGGCAACCGGGAATTATAGTAAAATATCCATTATAGACACCGCGAGGGAAGTAGTCAAGTGCGGTGGCGATGGGGTGGAAGACGGCGGCGTAGGAGTGGAGAGGCGGTTGAGGAATTGGGTGGACCGGAGGTTGAGTGACTCGTTTCCGGTCGAGGTGGCTCAGAAGGTAATTCGATTGGCTTTGGATTGTTTACACGTGAAACCAGATTATAGGCCCGACATGCGCCGGGTGGCAGGTAAGATATCGAAGCTGTATTTAGAGTCCAAATTTTGGTCGGATCGGGTCAAAATGCCCACGGAGATATCCGTGTCATTAGCACCTCGAtga